The proteins below come from a single Stigmatopora argus isolate UIUO_Sarg chromosome 11, RoL_Sarg_1.0, whole genome shotgun sequence genomic window:
- the ccdc88ab gene encoding girdin isoform X1: protein MESEVFSPLLEHFMLSPLVCWVKTVGQPMVTDGSKLSEYVQLLDGVYLNEVMLEINPKATVQRTNKKVNNDPTLRIQNLSILIRQIKAYYQETLQQLVMMPLPNVLILGRNPLTERGLEEMKKFLLLLLGCAVQCDKKEDYIERIQTLDFDTKAAIASHIQEVTHNQDNVVDLQWLESGEIPAEDLASLSRNLAFHLKHTVDDRDMQLETIVELTQERDCIQLSPLGAGPVQSPNGSPSMRRTESRQHLSVELADAKAKIRRLRQELEEKSEQLLDTRQELENMELELKKIQQESYQLLSDARSARAYRDELDILREKAIRVDKLESEVTRYKEKLHDIEFYKARVEELKEDNQVLLETKTMLEEQLDTTRSRSDKLHLLEKENLQLKSKIHDLEMERDLDRKRVEELLEENLVLEMAQKQSMDESLHLGWELEQLSKTPELTEAPLKSLGEEVNELTSSRLLKLEKDNQTLLKTVEELRGGAGLDSEAKLGKVTQENQRLNQRLGHLESELATERESLRSAESLSTDLMKEKALLETTLETLRENSERQLKGLEQENKHLSQTVSSLRQRSQVGAEARVKDVEKENRILHESICETTSKLNKMEFERKQLRKELEAVKEKGERAEELEILVQKLERDNESLQKKVATLGITCEKVSALEKENTDLEAESRRLKKKLDALKNMAFQLEALEKENSQLEQENLEARRSAESFRSAGAKAMQLEAENRELESERSQLKRSLELLKATSKKTERLEVSYQGLDTENQRLQKALENSSKKIQQLEAELQEVETENQTLQRNLEELKISSKRLEQLEQENKTLEQESSQLEKDKKLLEKENKRLRQQAEIRDSKLDDSNQRISSLEKENRTMGKEMIFFRDSCTRVKDLERENKELVKQGTIEKRTLITLREELVSEKVRTQQINNDLEKLTHELEKIGLDKERLLLDEDCGDRFKLLESKLESTLKSSLEIKEEKIAALEARLQESSNLNQQLRQELKTVKKNYEALRQREEEERMVQTSPSRGGEDGQTLSKWEKESHEATRELLKVKDRLIEVERNNATLQAEKAALRSQLKQLETQSSNLQAQIVAVQRQGASLQENNTGLQTQNAKLQVENSTLSSQSAALMAQNAQLQGLQSSAEAEREGTQREKEELRSTYELLLRDHDKLAALHERQASEYEVLIGKHGGLKTSHKSLEQQYRDLEDKYKQFLQRRGDLEELEKNLKEQQDKMSSENQNHRATADHYKLLKEENDRLNTTYQQLQRDNENLQLDHKNIKSQLNGAKLEQTKFEAEFSKLKEQYQQLDITSTKLTNQCELLSQLKGTLEEENRHLLDQIQTLMLQNRTLLDQTMESKDLFHVEQRQYIDKLNELRRQKEKLEEKIMDQYKFYDPSPPRRRGNWITLKMKKLIKPKSRERMRSLTLTPSRSESGDGFLSFPADSQDSSSVGSGSNSLDDALTQKRSSRRRGQRCLAQGQVSTNALKRLPFMRNRSKDKDKAKAIYRRSMSMNDLLQTMTVAGGPSADWTGSTENLDVGGEAGDLSGGRRGGGGGRRMKELAFSTNAIDCAALTLPSTAHGRATQRIRVKDNASCEDVAGSSDDPKCQASRPSSLHSNRTTSSISNNNSQLTSPLEGKGTLNGIASRPQSESSGEFSLSLEQEAWSSSGSSPVQQPSSRSSHRSPGPARATLEPSATAPLPGCIKKTASPGSEVLSLQQFLDEGIDPAESGSQENLTVDSPRLLASSERAQKERPATRARGILRSSSGKAAPVATERPPRSSGQAGRPSLRKAESTRVKGSARPGLSAQSRAVSVSERLDRASGSASTLPRASSVISTAEGSSRRTSIHDMLSKDNRPPVSVDGVQCQPAPSEYTRTGPPGTPPLPKSLSLPCPSSDEAELPALESFLGPSFTAESVFMDSIFSESAAGKSLPFLSLNPTLVSNISGPPVASYPSSQSDGPDGSERLDAEDNQLWFEYGCV, encoded by the exons AGCGTGGTTTAGAGGAGATGAAGAAATTTCTATTGCTACTGCTTGGCTGTGCTGTCCAG TGCGACAAAAAGGAAGACTACATTGAACGCATCCAGACTCTGGATTTTGACACCAAAGCTGCCATTGCCTCCCACATCCAAGAG GTGACACACAACCAGGATAATGTGGTCGACCTACAATGGCTAGAGAGCGGGGAGATTCCCGCTGAGGACCTGGCAAGTTTATCCAGGAACCTGGCTTTTCATCTTAAACACACAGTGGACGACAGGGACATGCAACTAGAG ACAATCGTGGAGCTGACACAGGAACGAGATTGTATCCAGTTATCCCCGCTGGGTGCCGGCCCAGTTCAGTCGCCCAACGGTTCTCCGAGCATGAGGAGGACAGAGAGTCGGCAGCACCTTTCTGTGGAGCTGGCTGATGCCAAGGCCAAGATTAGGCGTTTGAGGCAGGAATT GGAAGAAAAGAGCGAACAACTTCTAGACACACGACAGGAGCTAGAGAACATGGAGCTAGAGCTCAAAAAGATTCAGCAGGAG AGCTACCAGCTTCTATCAGACGCCCGCTCGGCCCGGGCGTACCGTGATGAGCTGGACATCCTCCGGGAAAAAGCCATTCGTGTGGACAAGCTGGAAAGTGAGGTGACCCGCTATAAAGAGAAACTCCATGACATTGAGTTCTACAAGGCCAGAGTGGAG GAGCTAAAAGAGGACAACCAGGTCTTGCTGGAGACGAAAACCATGCTAGAGGAGCAGTTGGACACCACCCGGAGCCGATCGGATAAATTGCATCTCCTGGAGAAGGAGAATCTCCAGCTGAAGTCCAAAATACATGACCTGGAAATG GAGCGAGATTTAGATCGCAAACGAGTGGAGGAACTTTTAGAGGAGAACCTGGTGCTGGAAATGGCCCAGAAACAGAGCATGGATGAGTCGTTACACCTGGGCTGGGAGCTGGAGCAACTATCCAAAACACCAGAGCTGACAGAGG CCCCACTAAAGTCCCTTGGCGAAGAGGTGAATGAGTTGACGTCCAGTCGCCTGCTGAAGCTGGAGAAGGACAACCAGACACTCTTGAAGACTGTGGAAGAGCTCCGTGGTGGCGCTGGTCTGGACTCTGAGGCCAAACTTGGCAAAGTCACCCAGGAGAACCAAAGACTCAACCAAAGA CTTGGGCATCTGGAAAGCGAGCTGGCAACGGAAAGAGAGTCGCTCCGCAGTGCTGAGTCGCTGAGCACGGACTTGATGAAGGAGAAGGCATTGCTGGAGACGACACTGGAAACACTGCGGGAAAACTCCGAGAGACAG CTGAAGGGTCTTGAGCAGGAGAACAAACACTTGAGCCAGACGGTGTCATCTCTGCGACAGCGCAGCCAAGTCGGTGCTGAAGCTCGTGTCAAAGACGTGGAGAAGGAAAACCGCATCCTCCACGAGTCCATCTGCGAGACAACAAGCAAGCTCAACAAGATGGAGTTTGAGCGGAAACAGCTGA GAAAAGAACTGGAGGCTGTGAAGGAGAAAGGCGAGAGAGCGGAAGAGTTGGAGATTCTCGTGCAGAAGCTGGAGCGGGACAACGAAAGTCTGCAGAAGAAAGTGGCCACTCTAGGAATTACATGTGAAAAG GTGTCAGCGTTGGAGAAGGAGAACACCGACCTGGAAGCAGAGAGCCGGCGCCTCAAGAAGAAGCTGGATGCTCTGAAGAACATGGCCTTCCAACTTGAGGCTCTGGAGAAGGAGAACTCGCAGCTGGAGCAAGAGAACCTAGAGGCGCGGCGTTCAGCTGAGAGCTTCCGCTCGGCCGGTGCCAAGGCCATGCAGCTAGAGGCCGAGAACAGAGAATTAGAGAGTGAGAGGAGCCAGCTCAAGCGCAGCTTGGAGCTCCTTAAGGCAACCTCCAAGAAGACAGAGAGATTAGAA GTGAGCTACCAGGGCTTGGACACAGAGAACCAGCGCTTGCAGAAGGCGCTGGAGAACAGCAGCAAGAAGATCCAGCAGCTTGAGGCTGAACTGCAAGAAGTGGAGACTGAGAACCAGACCCTTCAACGGAACTTGGAGGAGCTAAAAATCTCCAGCAAGCGCTTGGAGCAGCTGGAGCAAGAG AACAAGACTCTGGAGCAAGAGAGCTCTCAGCTGGAGAAGGACAAGAAGCTGCTGGAGAAGGAAAACAAGCGGCTGAGGCAGCAGGCCGAGATCCGTGACTCCAAGCTGGATGACAGTAACCAGCGCATCTCCTCCCTGGAGAAGGAGAACCGCACGATGGGCAAGGAGATGATCTTCTTCCGGGACTCATGCACCCGCGTCAAAGACCTAGAGAGGGAGAACAAGGAACTGGTCAAACAAGGCACCATCGAAAAGCGGACACTCATAACGCTCAGAGAG GAACTTGTTAGCGAGAAGGTACGCACTCAGCAGATCAACAATGACTTGGAGAAACTGACGCACGAGCTGGAGAAGATTGGACTGGACAAGGAGAGGCTGCTGCTGGACGAGGACTGCGGCGACAG GTTTAAGCTACTGGAAAGCAAACTGGAGTCCACGCTGAAGTCCTCACTGGAGATCAAGGAGGAGAAGATCGCCGCCCTGGAGGCCAGACTGCAGGAGTCGTCCAATCTGAACCAGCAGCTACGGCAGGAACTCAAAACT GTGAAAAAGAATTACGAGGCTTTACGTCAGAGGGAAGAGGAAGAGAGAATGGTGCAGACCTCACCCTCTCGTGGCGGGGAAGATGGCCAGACACTCAGTAAATGGGAGAAGGAGAGTCACGAAGCCACAAGGGAACTGCTCAAAGTCAAGGATAGACTTATCGAGGTGGAGAGGAAC AATGCCACATTGCAAGCGGAGAAGGCAGCACTGAGGAGCCAACTAAAACAACTGGAGACTCAAAGTTCCAACTTGCAGGCTCAGATCGTAGCCGTGCAGAGACAGGGCGCTTCCCTACAGGAGAACAACACCGGACTGCAGACGCAGAATGCCAAGCTGCAG GTGGAGAACTCCACGCTGAGCTCGCAGAGCGCCGCCCTCATGGCTCAGAATGCTCAGCTGCAGGGCTTGCAGAGCAGCGCGGAGGCCGAGCGCGAGGGGACGCAGCGGGAGAAAGAGGAGCTCCGGTCCACCTACGAGCTACTCCTACGGGACCACGACAAGCTGGCAGCGCTCCACGAGAGGCAAGCGTCAGAGTACGAGGTACTCATTGGCAAGCACGGCGGCCTTAAGACCTCCCACAAGTCTCTTGAACAGCAGTACCGCGACCTGGAGGACAA GTATAAGCAGTTCCTGCAGAGGAGGGGCGATCTGGAAGAGCTGGAGAAGAACCTGAAGGAGCAGCAAGACAAAATGTCTTCAGAGAATCAGAACCACCGAGCCACCGCTGACCACTACAAACTGCTTAAAGAGGAAAATGACAG ACTGAACACAACATACCAGCAGCTGCAGAGAGACAATGAGAACCTCCAGCTGGACCACAAAAACATCAAGAGTCAACTGAATGGCGCCAAGCTCGAGCAGACCAAGTTCGAGGCCGAGTTTTCCAAGCTCAAGGAGCAGTAccagcagctggacatcacctCCACCAAACTCACTAACCAGTGCGAG CTGTTGAGTCAGCTGAAGGGCACCCTAGAAGAGGAGAACCGCCACCTCTTGGATCAGATCCAGACGCTGATGCTGCAGAACCGCACACTGCTGGACCAGACCATGGAGAGCAAAGACCTTTTCCACGTTGAGCAGAGACAATACAT TGACAAGCTGAATGAGCTGAGGAGACAGAAGGAGAAGCTGGAGGAGAAGATTATGGATCAGTACAAGTTCTACGATCCCTCACCTCCACGCAG ACGGGGCAACTGGATCACATTGAAGATGAAGAAGCTGATCAAGCCCAAAAGTCGGGAGCGGATGCGCTCGCTCACATTGACGCCGTCGCGCTCAGAGTCTGGCGATGGCTTCCTGTCCTTCCCTGCTGACAGCCAGGACAGCTCCTCGGTGGGATCCGGTTCCAACTCCCTTGACGATGCACTCACGCAAAAGAGGAGCAGCA GAAGGAGAGGCCAACGTTGCCTTGCCCAAGGGCAGGTCTCCACCAATG CTTTAAAACGATTGCCTTTCATGAGGAACAGATCCAAGGACAAAGACAAGGCGAAGGCCATCTACCGACGCTCCATGT CCATGAACGACCTTCTACAAACCATGACGGTGGCCGGCGGTCCGAGCGCAGACTGGACAGGCAGCACGGAGAACCTAGACGTGGGTGGCGAGGCAGGCGACTTAAGTGGCGGGCGGCGTGGAGGAGGTGGCGGCAGGCGCATGAAAGAGCTGGCTTTCTCCACCAACGCCATCGACTGTGCTGCCCTCACGTTGCCCTCCACCGCACACGGAAGGGCCACGCAGAGGATCCGTGTCAAAG ACAACGCTTCTTGTGAGGATGTCGCCGGCTCTTCAGACGACCCCAAGTGTCAAG CTTCCAGACCCTCCAGTCTCCATAGCAACAGGACCACAAGTAGTATTAGTAACAATAACTCCCAACTCACCTCTCCTCTGGAGGGCAAAG GCACGTTGAACGGCATCGCCAGTCGCCCTCAAAGTGAGAGCAGCGGCGAATTCAGCTTGAGTTTGGAGCAAGAAGCCTGGTCCAGCAGCGGCAGCAGTCCTGTCCAGCAGCCGTCTTCGCGCTCATCCCACCGGAGCCCTGGGCCCGCCCGGGCTACTCTGGAACCGTCAGCCACCGCCCCCCTTCCCGGGTGCATCAAGAAGACGGCATCCCCGGGCAGCGAGGTGCTTTCGTTGCAGCAGTTCCTGGACGAAGGAATCGACCCCGCTGAG TCGGGCAGTCAGGAAAATCTCACCGTGGACTCACCTCGCCTCCTGGCTTCCTCTGAGCGTGCACAGAAGGAACGCCCCGCCACCCGGGCACGTGGCATCCTGCGGTCGTCCAGCGGCAAAGCGGCGCCCGTCGCCACCGAGCGCCCGCCTCGTTCTTCAGGGCAAGCGGGTCGGCCCAGCCTGCGCAAGGCCGAGAGCACGCGTGTGAAGGGGTCGGCTCGGCCGGGTCTCTCCGCCCAGTCGCGGGCGGTGTCGGTGTCCGAACGCCTGGACCGAGCTTCAGGGTCCGCGTCCACCTTGCCGCGTGCCAGCAGCGTCATCTCCACGGCCGAGGGCAGCTCGCGGCGCACCAGCATCCACGACATGCTCTCAAAGGACAACCGGCCGCCTGTGTCCGTCGACGGGGTCCAATGCCAGCCCGCTCCCAGTGAGTACACCCGAACGGGACCCCCGGGTACCCCACCCTTGCCAAAGTCCCTCAGCTTACCGTGCCCGAGCTCGGATGAAGCTGAGCTCCCTGCTCTCGAGTCCTTCCTTGGTCCGTCCTTCACTGCCGAGTCTGTCTTCATGGACTCCATCTTTAGTGAGTCGGCGGCGGGCAAAAGCCTCCCCTTCCTCTCCCTCAACCCCACCCTGGTCAGCAATATCAGCGGTCCTCCCGTGGCCTCGTACCCGTCGAGCCAATCGGACGGCCCGGACGGGTCCGAGCGTTTGGATGCCGAGGACAATCAATTGTGGTTCGAGTACGGGTGTGTGTGA